A genome region from Aurantiacibacter sp. MUD61 includes the following:
- the pheS gene encoding phenylalanine--tRNA ligase subunit alpha, with amino-acid sequence MSTEQENQVTQTLERLHQAANVSDVEAIRVEALGKQGWISQLMKTLGKMTPEERQTEAPRIQGIRARVADAIEDRKAALEAAELEARLATETLDLTLPAPDAPRGSVHPVSQVMDELAEIFADMGFSVATGPEIEDDWYNFTALNMPESHPARAMHDTFYFPDTAPKGGKMLLRTHTSPVQIRTMMDEGAPLRIIAPGRVYRSDSDATHTPMFHQVEGLVIDKGIHLGHLKWTLETFLKAFFETDDIVLRLRPSYFPFTEPSVEVDVGFALVDGKRVLGGSGDAPGHAWMELLGSGMVNRRVIEFAGLDPDEWQGFAWGLGVDRLAMLKYGMDDLRAFFDGDARWLQHYGFSGLDQPTLSGGVGAKA; translated from the coding sequence ATGAGCACCGAACAGGAAAATCAGGTAACCCAGACGCTCGAACGGCTGCACCAGGCTGCCAACGTCAGCGATGTCGAAGCCATTCGCGTGGAAGCGCTGGGCAAGCAGGGCTGGATCAGCCAGCTGATGAAAACGCTCGGCAAGATGACGCCCGAAGAGCGGCAGACCGAAGCGCCGCGGATCCAGGGCATTCGCGCACGTGTGGCCGACGCGATCGAGGATCGCAAGGCCGCGCTCGAAGCGGCCGAGCTGGAAGCGCGCCTCGCCACGGAAACGCTCGACCTCACCCTGCCTGCACCTGACGCGCCGCGCGGCAGCGTGCACCCGGTCAGCCAGGTGATGGACGAGCTGGCAGAGATTTTCGCCGACATGGGCTTCTCGGTCGCCACCGGTCCGGAGATCGAGGACGACTGGTACAATTTCACCGCGCTCAACATGCCGGAAAGCCATCCGGCGCGCGCGATGCACGATACGTTCTACTTTCCGGATACCGCGCCCAAGGGCGGCAAGATGCTGCTGCGCACACATACTTCGCCTGTGCAGATCCGCACCATGATGGACGAAGGCGCCCCGTTGCGCATCATCGCGCCCGGACGCGTGTACCGATCAGACAGCGACGCGACGCACACGCCGATGTTCCATCAGGTCGAAGGCCTTGTGATCGACAAGGGTATCCACCTCGGCCACCTTAAATGGACGCTGGAGACTTTCCTGAAGGCGTTCTTCGAGACCGACGATATCGTTCTGCGCCTGCGCCCAAGCTACTTCCCTTTCACCGAGCCGAGTGTCGAAGTGGATGTCGGTTTCGCACTTGTCGACGGCAAGCGCGTGCTCGGCGGCAGCGGCGATGCGCCCGGCCATGCGTGGATGGAGCTGCTTGGCAGCGGCATGGTCAACCGCCGCGTGATCGAATTCGCCGGCCTCGATCCTGACGAATGGCAGGGCTTTGCCTGGGGTCTCGGCGTCGATCGGCTCGCCATGCTGAAATACGGAATGGACGATCTGCGCGCCTTTTTCGATGGCGACGCGCGTTGGCTGCAACACTACGGTTTTTCAGGTCTCGACCAGCCGACCCTTTCCGGCGGCGTGGGAGCAAAAGCATGA
- a CDS encoding TonB-dependent receptor: MALSAAPALAQDAEEEEAQSGNSILVTATKRDANIQDIPFSINAQTAEDIERSGAVTLEDLSRNVAGLSVQNLGPGQSQVSVRGVSAGQVVRDQPGVKEQVGVYLDESVISLSLFTPDLDLFDLNRVETLRGPQGTLFGSGSVGGTIRYITNQPELGVTEGTIEGNLNRVDGGDIGGYIKGAINVPLADNIAARVVGYYTEYAGFIDAAGSGGGENVNGGERYGGRIAITFDNGEGFSLTPRVVYQRVNADGFNRQEIFNIFGNPFTTTADPFVFGEREQWLLLREAFEDETLIADLVGEIELGGVILTSVTSYTNRDILVSRDASALTGSVSIDLGYPENAVVLPSNLRDTTDLESWTQEVRLSSDTDGPLQWVLGGFYSDTSRFYRQRLPTPGYDAFTDQVLGAGTSAAVANGFPANSPFNSDLPYDIEQIAVFGEATYAVTERFDVTLGARYYDFEESRTITTGGLFANGDTGQVDTTSSDGISPRILLSYDVTDDITLNAQASKGFRLGGVNDPLNTPLCNAEDLALFGGFQDYDDETLWNYEAGVKAQGDGFYVNAAGFYTDINNLQVTLDAGSCSSRIVFNVPDAHTMGVEAEMGFSPAPGLDIILSGSLIEAEFDTTLPDPLPAATGIREGNRLPSVPEFQFSATGSYEWAFTNTSDAYIAASFTHVGSRYTQPSDQENNPRTFVAGLPFLGAPATASTTVDLLLPSYNLVNISAGIDLDTGTSVTVYMNNVFDENPLLSFDRERGGRARLGFQVGQPRTFGVTVRQDF, encoded by the coding sequence ATGGCCCTTTCGGCGGCGCCTGCTCTGGCGCAAGATGCCGAAGAGGAAGAGGCGCAATCGGGCAATTCGATCTTGGTGACCGCGACCAAGCGCGATGCCAATATTCAGGACATTCCTTTTTCCATCAATGCCCAGACCGCCGAGGATATCGAGCGGTCAGGCGCAGTGACGCTGGAGGACCTTTCGCGCAATGTGGCGGGCCTTTCTGTGCAGAACCTCGGGCCCGGTCAGAGCCAAGTGTCGGTTCGCGGCGTCTCCGCAGGTCAGGTCGTTCGCGATCAGCCGGGTGTGAAGGAGCAGGTTGGCGTTTATCTGGATGAAAGCGTGATTTCGCTCTCGCTTTTCACTCCCGACCTGGACCTTTTTGATCTCAACCGCGTCGAGACTTTGCGTGGACCGCAGGGTACTCTGTTTGGTTCCGGTTCGGTTGGCGGGACCATCCGCTACATCACCAATCAGCCTGAGCTTGGTGTTACCGAAGGCACGATCGAGGGCAATCTGAATCGCGTCGACGGCGGCGATATCGGCGGCTATATCAAAGGTGCGATCAACGTGCCGTTGGCCGACAATATCGCGGCACGCGTCGTCGGATATTACACCGAATATGCAGGCTTTATCGACGCAGCCGGCTCCGGAGGCGGCGAGAATGTAAATGGCGGCGAACGCTATGGCGGAAGGATTGCCATCACTTTCGACAATGGAGAAGGCTTCAGCCTGACCCCGCGGGTTGTTTACCAGCGCGTGAATGCCGACGGCTTCAACCGGCAGGAAATCTTCAATATCTTCGGCAATCCCTTCACCACGACCGCAGATCCTTTCGTCTTCGGCGAACGCGAGCAGTGGCTACTCTTGCGCGAAGCGTTTGAAGACGAAACCCTGATCGCGGATCTGGTGGGTGAAATTGAGCTTGGCGGGGTTATCCTGACATCTGTGACGTCCTACACCAATCGGGATATTCTGGTGAGCCGCGATGCCAGCGCACTGACTGGTTCAGTCTCCATCGACCTTGGCTATCCGGAGAACGCCGTCGTTCTGCCCTCCAACCTGCGTGATACGACGGATCTAGAAAGCTGGACGCAGGAAGTACGCCTGTCGTCAGATACGGACGGGCCGCTGCAGTGGGTCCTTGGTGGATTTTATTCGGATACCAGCCGCTTCTATCGTCAACGCCTCCCGACACCGGGCTATGACGCATTCACCGATCAGGTGCTTGGCGCGGGAACATCGGCGGCGGTGGCGAATGGCTTCCCGGCCAACTCACCATTCAACTCGGACTTGCCTTACGACATCGAGCAGATCGCGGTGTTCGGCGAGGCCACATACGCGGTGACTGAGCGGTTCGATGTAACACTGGGCGCGCGCTATTATGATTTTGAAGAAAGCCGAACCATTACCACCGGCGGTCTGTTCGCCAATGGCGATACCGGACAGGTCGACACCACCAGTTCGGACGGGATCAGCCCCCGCATTCTGCTAAGCTATGATGTAACTGACGATATCACACTTAACGCGCAGGCATCCAAAGGCTTCCGTCTCGGCGGCGTGAACGATCCGCTCAACACGCCGCTATGCAACGCCGAAGATCTCGCGCTCTTCGGGGGCTTTCAGGACTATGATGACGAAACGCTTTGGAATTATGAAGCGGGTGTGAAAGCGCAGGGCGATGGCTTCTATGTCAACGCAGCGGGTTTTTACACGGACATCAACAATCTGCAGGTGACGCTGGATGCCGGCAGTTGCTCCTCTCGCATCGTCTTCAACGTGCCCGATGCACACACCATGGGTGTTGAAGCGGAAATGGGCTTCAGCCCGGCGCCGGGCCTTGACATCATCCTGTCAGGCAGTCTGATCGAGGCTGAGTTCGACACGACGCTGCCCGATCCGCTCCCAGCTGCGACGGGTATCCGCGAAGGCAATCGCCTGCCGTCCGTGCCGGAATTCCAATTCTCGGCTACGGGTAGCTACGAATGGGCCTTCACCAACACAAGCGACGCCTATATCGCGGCATCTTTCACACATGTGGGAAGCCGCTATACGCAGCCTTCCGACCAAGAGAACAATCCACGCACTTTCGTGGCCGGACTGCCTTTCCTCGGCGCTCCTGCCACTGCATCAACCACGGTTGATCTGTTGTTGCCGTCCTACAATCTCGTGAACATTTCTGCGGGTATCGACCTCGACACCGGTACGTCAGTTACTGTCTATATGAACAATGTGTTCGACGAGAATCCATTGCTTTCCTTCGACCGGGAACGCGGCGGGCGTGCGCGGCTTGGCTTCCAAGTCGGTCAACCGCGTACATTTGGTGTGACGGTCCGCCAGGACTTCTAA
- a CDS encoding peptide chain release factor 3 has product MANNSRRTFAIISHPDAGKTTLTEKLLLQGGAIHQAGAVKARGEARRARSDWMKIEQQRGISVTSSVMTFEKEIEGETITFNLLDTPGHEDFSEDTYRTLTAVDSAIMVIDAAKGIEPQTRKLFEVCRLRNVPIITFVNKVDREGRDPFETLDEVADMLALDVSPQMWPIGMGGLFEGLLDFRTEEVARVEGGSKDYLGKRDKLADADIPENYEEEYQLAQAGYPEFDLEAYRNGDLTPVYFGSALKNLGVEELIDAIARYAPPPRPQPAGEEKIGPERDEVTGFIFKVQANMDPNHRDRIAFMRQVSGTFKRGMKLTPSGLGKPIAVHSPILFFAQDREIADTAEPGDIIGIPNHGTLRVGDTLSEKDTVRFTGLPNFAPEILRRIQLKDPTKTKQLRKALDDLSEEGVIQVFYPEIGGSSIVGVVGQLQLDVLISRLGAEYKVDAALEASPFATARWLKGSDEALREFERFNQGNLAKDRDGDLVFMAKSAWDVGYQEEKNPDLKFSATKER; this is encoded by the coding sequence ATGGCAAACAATTCCCGCCGCACTTTCGCGATTATCTCGCACCCTGACGCTGGTAAGACCACGCTGACTGAAAAGCTGCTGCTGCAGGGCGGCGCAATCCATCAGGCGGGCGCGGTGAAAGCACGCGGCGAGGCACGCAGGGCGCGGTCTGACTGGATGAAGATCGAGCAGCAGCGCGGGATTTCGGTCACGTCATCGGTCATGACCTTCGAGAAGGAAATTGAGGGTGAGACGATCACTTTCAACCTGCTCGATACGCCGGGTCACGAGGACTTCTCGGAAGACACCTATCGCACGCTGACAGCAGTCGACAGCGCGATCATGGTGATTGACGCTGCCAAGGGTATCGAGCCGCAGACGCGCAAGCTGTTTGAAGTCTGCCGCCTGCGCAACGTGCCGATCATCACTTTCGTCAACAAGGTGGACCGCGAAGGCCGCGACCCGTTCGAGACGCTGGACGAAGTGGCGGATATGCTCGCGCTCGATGTCAGCCCGCAGATGTGGCCCATCGGCATGGGCGGCCTGTTCGAAGGCCTGCTCGATTTCCGCACCGAAGAAGTGGCGCGGGTCGAAGGCGGCTCCAAGGACTATCTCGGCAAGCGCGACAAACTGGCGGATGCGGATATCCCGGAGAATTACGAAGAAGAATACCAGCTCGCGCAGGCCGGCTATCCCGAATTCGATCTGGAAGCCTACCGCAATGGCGATCTTACCCCGGTCTATTTCGGATCGGCGCTGAAGAACCTCGGTGTCGAGGAGCTTATCGACGCGATTGCCCGCTATGCGCCGCCGCCGCGCCCGCAGCCTGCTGGTGAAGAGAAAATCGGGCCGGAGCGAGACGAGGTGACCGGTTTTATCTTCAAGGTTCAGGCCAATATGGACCCGAACCACCGGGACCGGATCGCTTTCATGCGGCAGGTGTCGGGCACGTTCAAACGCGGGATGAAACTGACCCCGTCCGGCCTTGGCAAGCCCATTGCCGTCCATTCTCCGATCCTGTTTTTCGCGCAGGATCGCGAGATTGCCGATACGGCAGAGCCCGGCGATATCATTGGCATTCCCAACCACGGCACGCTGCGCGTGGGCGATACGTTGAGCGAAAAGGACACGGTCCGTTTCACCGGCCTGCCCAACTTTGCGCCGGAAATCCTGCGCCGCATCCAGTTGAAGGATCCGACCAAGACGAAGCAGCTCCGCAAGGCTCTCGATGACCTTTCGGAAGAAGGCGTGATCCAGGTTTTCTATCCGGAGATCGGCGGCAGCAGCATTGTCGGCGTGGTCGGTCAGCTTCAGCTCGACGTGCTGATTTCCCGCCTGGGTGCGGAATATAAGGTCGATGCCGCTCTCGAAGCGTCTCCCTTTGCCACGGCGCGCTGGCTCAAAGGCAGCGACGAAGCGCTGCGCGAATTCGAGAGGTTCAATCAGGGCAATCTCGCCAAGGATCGCGATGGCGACCTCGTCTTCATGGCGAAAAGCGCATGGGATGTCGGCTATCAGGAAGAGAAGAATCCTGATCTGAAGTTCTCGGCAACGAAGGAGCGGTGA
- the pheT gene encoding phenylalanine--tRNA ligase subunit beta → MKFSLEWLKYFLDTDATVEDVATTLNAIGIEVEGIDDPAEKLDGFRVAEVLTAKPHPDADKLQVLTVDTGEGEPLQVVCGAPNARAGMKGVLGLPGAEVPANGMKLKKSAIRGVESNGMMCSVRELELGDEHDGIIELPDDAPVGASFAEYHNASPVFDVAITPNRPDCMGVYGIARDLAAAGLGTFKPIEPGAIEAKGACPVEIRTDDSEGCPAFYGRVVKGVNNTVPSPDWMQQRLIAAGQRPISAIVDITNYLMLAFGRPAHAYDLAKLSGPVVARRAKDGEKVEALNEKTYTLDDTMTVIADDNGVHDIAGIMGGEHSGVQPETTDVLLEIAYFNPEAIGVTGRKLGLASDARTRFERGVDPAFLEDGLAILTSLIQRVCGGEASEVVRAGSPPSEPKVVAFDPAMTAKLGGVEVDEAEQKRILEKLDFTVDAGWNVTCPLRRHDIEGPADLVEEVVRIHGLDNVESVALPRADGVARPTATPQQQMERKLRRAAAASGLNEAVTWSFLPVPEAQHFAADGESLWLLDNPISEDMKAMRPSLVPGLLSAAKRNMDRGAESLRLFEIGRRYLRSKDGSSDEHPTLAVLLAGAKTPRGWATGKAQMFDAYDAKGAAEALLAEAGAPVGNLMVMGDAGPQFHPGQSGTLRLGPKNVLARFGALHPATLDAFDVDGPVVAVEIYLDAIPAKKGKQGFAKPHYAPPALQTVTRDFAFLVPADLPAGDLLRAVKGADKTNIVDARVFDVFAGQGVPEGKKSVAVEVTLQPGEKSFKDDELKAISDAVVAAAAKQGAELRG, encoded by the coding sequence ATGAAGTTCTCGCTCGAATGGCTGAAATACTTCCTCGATACCGACGCGACAGTCGAGGATGTTGCAACGACTCTCAATGCGATTGGCATCGAAGTCGAGGGGATCGACGATCCGGCAGAAAAGCTGGACGGTTTCCGCGTGGCCGAAGTGCTGACCGCCAAACCGCATCCCGATGCGGACAAGCTGCAGGTTCTCACGGTCGACACCGGTGAAGGCGAGCCTTTGCAGGTGGTATGCGGCGCGCCCAATGCGCGCGCGGGAATGAAAGGCGTTCTTGGCCTGCCCGGTGCCGAAGTGCCGGCCAACGGCATGAAGCTCAAGAAGAGCGCGATCCGCGGCGTCGAATCCAACGGCATGATGTGCTCGGTGCGCGAGCTTGAGCTGGGTGATGAGCACGATGGAATCATCGAGCTTCCCGACGATGCGCCCGTCGGCGCCAGCTTTGCCGAATATCACAACGCCTCGCCGGTGTTCGATGTGGCGATTACGCCCAACCGGCCCGATTGCATGGGTGTCTATGGCATCGCGCGCGATCTCGCGGCAGCGGGGCTCGGTACATTCAAGCCGATCGAACCCGGCGCGATTGAGGCCAAGGGCGCGTGCCCGGTCGAAATCCGCACGGACGATTCGGAGGGCTGCCCGGCCTTCTATGGCCGTGTGGTGAAAGGCGTAAACAACACCGTTCCCTCGCCCGACTGGATGCAGCAGCGGCTGATTGCAGCGGGTCAGCGTCCGATCAGCGCGATCGTCGACATCACCAATTACCTGATGCTCGCATTCGGGCGTCCGGCGCATGCCTATGACCTTGCAAAGCTCTCCGGTCCGGTTGTCGCGCGCCGCGCCAAGGATGGCGAGAAGGTCGAAGCGCTCAACGAAAAGACCTACACGCTCGATGACACCATGACGGTGATCGCGGACGACAATGGCGTCCACGATATCGCCGGGATCATGGGCGGTGAGCATTCGGGCGTGCAGCCCGAGACGACCGACGTGCTGCTCGAAATCGCCTATTTCAATCCCGAAGCGATCGGGGTGACGGGCCGCAAGCTTGGTCTCGCCTCCGATGCGCGCACGCGGTTCGAACGCGGTGTCGATCCTGCCTTCCTCGAAGATGGCCTCGCGATCCTCACCAGCCTGATCCAGCGCGTGTGCGGTGGTGAAGCAAGCGAAGTCGTTCGTGCCGGTTCGCCGCCGAGCGAGCCGAAGGTGGTCGCCTTCGATCCGGCGATGACCGCGAAGCTGGGCGGCGTTGAAGTGGACGAAGCCGAACAGAAGCGCATCCTCGAAAAGCTCGACTTCACCGTCGATGCGGGTTGGAACGTCACCTGCCCGCTGCGCCGCCACGACATCGAAGGTCCGGCTGACCTCGTCGAGGAAGTGGTGCGCATTCACGGCCTCGACAATGTTGAAAGCGTTGCCCTGCCGCGCGCCGATGGCGTGGCCCGTCCGACTGCCACGCCGCAGCAGCAGATGGAGCGCAAGCTTCGCCGTGCCGCTGCGGCAAGCGGGCTGAACGAAGCGGTGACGTGGAGCTTTCTTCCCGTGCCCGAAGCGCAGCATTTCGCAGCGGATGGGGAGAGCCTGTGGCTCCTCGACAATCCGATCAGCGAAGACATGAAGGCCATGCGCCCTTCGCTTGTCCCGGGTCTGCTCTCGGCGGCCAAGCGCAACATGGATCGCGGGGCGGAAAGCCTGCGTCTGTTCGAAATCGGTCGCCGCTATCTGCGCTCCAAGGATGGTTCGTCGGACGAGCATCCGACGCTCGCCGTGCTGCTGGCTGGTGCAAAGACACCGCGCGGCTGGGCAACCGGCAAGGCGCAGATGTTCGACGCCTACGATGCGAAAGGTGCTGCTGAAGCACTGCTAGCCGAGGCAGGCGCCCCGGTGGGCAATCTCATGGTGATGGGTGATGCAGGCCCGCAGTTCCATCCCGGCCAGTCCGGCACTCTGCGGCTCGGCCCGAAGAATGTGCTCGCCCGGTTCGGCGCGCTGCATCCCGCAACGCTCGATGCCTTCGATGTCGATGGTCCGGTTGTCGCGGTCGAGATTTATCTCGATGCAATCCCGGCGAAGAAGGGCAAGCAGGGCTTTGCCAAGCCGCATTACGCGCCGCCCGCTCTACAGACGGTGACCCGCGATTTTGCTTTCCTCGTCCCCGCCGATCTGCCTGCGGGCGATTTGCTGCGAGCGGTGAAAGGCGCGGACAAGACCAACATCGTCGACGCCCGCGTATTCGACGTCTTTGCCGGCCAGGGCGTGCCAGAAGGCAAGAAATCGGTCGCGGTGGAAGTCACTCTCCAGCCGGGCGAGAAATCGTTCAAGGATGACGAGCTGAAGGCGATCTCGGATGCCGTGGTCGCTGCGGCTGCCAAACAGGGAGCGGAGCTTCGAGGATGA
- the rplT gene encoding 50S ribosomal protein L20, whose protein sequence is MPRIKRGTTTRTKHKRLLEQAKGYRGRRKNTIRVARQAVEKAGQYAYRDRKVKKRNFRALWIQRINAAVRAEGLTYSQFMHGVKLAGIELDRKVMADLAMNEGEAFGHIIKQAKEALPA, encoded by the coding sequence ATGCCTCGCATTAAACGTGGTACGACCACCCGCACCAAGCACAAGCGTCTTCTGGAACAGGCCAAGGGTTACCGCGGCCGTCGCAAGAATACGATCCGCGTCGCGCGTCAGGCCGTCGAAAAGGCCGGCCAGTACGCCTATCGCGACCGCAAGGTTAAGAAGCGCAACTTCCGCGCCCTCTGGATCCAGCGCATCAACGCTGCCGTCCGCGCAGAAGGCCTCACCTATTCGCAGTTCATGCACGGCGTGAAGCTGGCAGGTATCGAGCTGGACCGTAAGGTCATGGCCGATCTCGCCATGAACGAAGGCGAAGCCTTTGGTCACATCATCAAGCAGGCCAAGGAAGCGCTTCCGGCCTAA
- a CDS encoding outer membrane beta-barrel protein: MNKMILAVVLGAAVSTPAFAQDGGPRDGLRIEARATYETPTVSSVIEEDDVFKIGSAFAFGGELGYDVAVSNAVTVGPYVQYEVSGVESCDGEFCLSGEDYIEGGLSVGYAVGTSGAIYGKLGYGEFTLEATDGVDSVSESGGGVAFALGYEQGFGENFFGRVEGGYADVGELFGLNVQRRHFGVTLGARF; encoded by the coding sequence ATGAATAAGATGATTTTGGCGGTCGTGCTGGGCGCGGCTGTTTCTACTCCTGCGTTCGCACAGGACGGCGGACCGCGCGATGGCCTGCGCATCGAAGCGCGCGCCACTTACGAAACGCCGACGGTCAGCTCGGTCATCGAAGAGGATGACGTGTTCAAGATCGGCAGCGCTTTCGCCTTCGGCGGTGAGCTTGGTTACGACGTCGCGGTTTCGAACGCAGTGACTGTCGGCCCGTATGTCCAGTACGAAGTATCCGGTGTCGAATCCTGCGATGGCGAATTCTGCCTCAGCGGTGAAGATTACATCGAAGGCGGCCTCTCCGTTGGCTATGCCGTCGGCACCTCGGGCGCGATCTACGGCAAGCTTGGCTATGGTGAATTCACCCTCGAAGCCACCGATGGCGTCGACTCGGTTTCGGAAAGCGGCGGCGGTGTCGCTTTCGCACTCGGCTATGAGCAGGGCTTTGGCGAGAACTTCTTCGGCCGCGTCGAAGGCGGTTATGCAGATGTCGGCGAGCTCTTCGGCCTGAACGTGCAGCGTCGCCACTTCGGTGTCACGCTCGGCGCCCGCTTCTAA
- a CDS encoding SDR family NAD(P)-dependent oxidoreductase, producing the protein MKTAFVTGATAGIGEATVRTLVASGWRCVATGRRQERLNALVSELGADKVHPARFDVRDEEAMDAAIAGLPAEFAQVDLLVNNAGLAQGLSPAQEADLENWHTMIDTNVTAMVVLTRKLLPTLIERKGAIIAIGSVAGTYVYPGGNVYAGSKAFANHFTLALRADLHGTGVRVTSIEPGMVETEFTLVRTGSQEASDDLYRGVNPMTAEDIAMMIQWVAELPPHLNINRLEPMPVNQDFAGFRIAREG; encoded by the coding sequence ATGAAGACGGCATTTGTCACAGGAGCGACAGCAGGCATCGGCGAGGCCACGGTTCGCACGCTGGTGGCCAGCGGATGGCGCTGCGTTGCAACCGGTCGGCGGCAGGAGCGGCTCAACGCGCTTGTTTCCGAACTCGGCGCGGACAAGGTGCACCCGGCCCGTTTCGATGTCCGGGACGAAGAGGCGATGGATGCGGCCATTGCCGGCCTGCCTGCAGAATTCGCGCAAGTAGACCTGCTGGTGAACAATGCCGGGCTCGCGCAAGGGCTCTCGCCCGCGCAGGAAGCCGATCTCGAAAATTGGCACACCATGATCGACACCAATGTCACTGCCATGGTCGTGCTGACGCGCAAGCTGCTGCCCACTTTGATCGAGCGTAAGGGCGCAATCATCGCCATCGGTTCGGTAGCGGGCACTTATGTCTATCCGGGCGGCAATGTGTATGCCGGATCCAAGGCTTTCGCCAATCACTTCACTCTCGCCCTGCGGGCCGATTTGCATGGCACCGGAGTGCGTGTGACGAGCATCGAGCCGGGAATGGTCGAGACCGAATTCACTCTGGTGCGCACCGGCAGTCAGGAAGCATCGGACGATCTCTATCGCGGCGTAAATCCGATGACGGCCGAGGATATTGCGATGATGATCCAGTGGGTCGCAGAGCTGCCTCCGCATCTCAACATCAACCGGCTGGAGCCCATGCCGGTCAACCAGGATTTCGCCGGTTTCCGCATCGCGCGGGAAGGCTGA
- the rpmI gene encoding 50S ribosomal protein L35: protein MPKLKTKSGVKKRFKLTATGKVKHGVAGKRHRLISHNAKYIRQQRGTKVLAKADQAAVKKWAPYGLD, encoded by the coding sequence ATGCCCAAACTGAAGACCAAGAGCGGCGTGAAGAAGCGCTTTAAGCTCACCGCCACCGGCAAGGTCAAGCATGGTGTCGCCGGCAAGCGCCACCGCCTGATCAGCCACAATGCAAAGTATATCCGCCAGCAGCGCGGCACCAAGGTTCTGGCAAAAGCCGACCAGGCAGCCGTGAAAAAGTGGGCGCCCTACGGTCTCGATTGA
- a CDS encoding inositol monophosphatase family protein — protein MITSSDIALAHRLADAARAEIRPLFRTALDGEAKGDATPVTVADRNAEAAMRKIIEAECSADGIHGEEYGVKEGVSGRQWVLDPIDGTTAFLAGRPIFGTLIALLADGFPVLGIIDQPILGERWAGVSGRETTFNGKAVSTRRCPELDRATIATTGPHYFSVEQGDRFMALAGQTDHKRMVMGGDCYNYAALASGHIDIVCEAGLQLHDYAALVPVVEGAGGVMGDWRGEPLHAGSDGTVLALGDAARLDDVVEILA, from the coding sequence ATGATTACATCGTCTGATATTGCACTGGCGCATCGCCTTGCCGATGCCGCCCGGGCCGAGATTCGCCCGCTGTTTCGCACCGCTCTGGATGGCGAGGCGAAAGGCGATGCTACCCCGGTAACCGTGGCGGATCGCAATGCCGAAGCGGCGATGCGCAAGATCATCGAAGCGGAATGCTCGGCTGACGGCATTCACGGCGAAGAGTACGGCGTGAAAGAAGGCGTTTCCGGACGCCAATGGGTGCTCGATCCGATTGATGGAACGACGGCTTTCCTAGCAGGCCGGCCAATCTTCGGGACACTGATCGCGCTTCTGGCAGACGGCTTCCCGGTGCTTGGCATTATCGACCAGCCCATTCTTGGCGAACGCTGGGCAGGCGTCTCCGGGCGGGAGACGACTTTCAACGGCAAGGCCGTCTCCACGCGTCGTTGCCCCGAACTCGATCGCGCGACCATCGCCACAACCGGGCCGCATTATTTCTCCGTTGAGCAGGGTGACCGCTTCATGGCGCTGGCAGGGCAAACCGATCATAAGCGCATGGTGATGGGCGGGGATTGCTACAATTACGCAGCTCTCGCGAGCGGACATATCGACATCGTCTGCGAGGCAGGGTTGCAGCTGCACGATTATGCCGCGCTTGTGCCGGTGGTGGAGGGTGCAGGCGGAGTGATGGGTGACTGGCGCGGAGAGCCGCTACATGCGGGCTCCGATGGCACAGTGCTCGCCCTTGGCGATGCCGCGCGGCTTGATGATGTGGTGGAGATACTGGCCTAG